CATTCCCCTTGGCAGCAATTGCAAGCACATTATCCAGACTCATCACAAAATCAGCAACAATAATCGTCCATATAGCTTTGCCGAGCGTCGAGGCTTCCTTCACATTCGCGTGACTGTCATCATCGGTAAGCAGCTTGATCGCAATCCAGAAAAGCAGAATCGATCCTCCTGCTTGTATGTAAGGAATGTCGAGCAAGCTCACGGCGACTAATGTCAATACCAAACGCAGTGCAATGGCACCGAAAGCGCCCCACCAAACAGCCAGTTTCCGCTGTTCCACCGGCAAATTTTTGCTTGCTAACGCAATGACTACCGCATTGTCGCCGCTTAAGACGATATTGATCAACATAATTTGCAAAAACAGTATGAGCGCATCAATCATGCCTTACAACCTCCCGGAATACATGGCGAACAGGCGACGATGTCACCTACCGAAGGGTCGTAGCGCATTAAAATAAATGCGCGTCTGACACCTTCTTCCTTTGTCCATGAACGATTTCAATAGTTTCCGTTTGTGTGACTGCTCTCTCGATGAGCGCTGGCAAGAAGTCCATGCTGTTCTCGATTTTCTCGACCATTCGGAGGTTA
Above is a genomic segment from Paenibacillus sp. HWE-109 containing:
- a CDS encoding TerC family protein; this encodes MIDALILFLQIMLINIVLSGDNAVVIALASKNLPVEQRKLAVWWGAFGAIALRLVLTLVAVSLLDIPYIQAGGSILLFWIAIKLLTDDDSHANVKEASTLGKAIWTIIVADFVMSLDNVLAIAAKGNGNNTVIILGIGLSIPIIIWGSTLVMNLLQKYPILVLIGAGILGYTAGEMFVKDEKMIDWVLMDFEFLHVWIPIVAAALVVMIGLTVKGLRMYQLKTRNE